One Mytilus trossulus isolate FHL-02 chromosome 5, PNRI_Mtr1.1.1.hap1, whole genome shotgun sequence DNA segment encodes these proteins:
- the LOC134718935 gene encoding ankyrin repeat domain-containing protein 40-like: MTATSENNESFREAACNGDKDSLKQLLETFSIDVNSQNPVNGWSALHWGCKRNHKGVIEFLLQKGANKDLLTAKGEKPVDLTTSEDLFNLLGGSGNRIAILKKDESSFTPNYLANPVFPYTQPVADLESTNRNGVDSVHTLTQHKSIEVKNTAPIVYTQQKTTAPTMQGLNENELVLKIRVAYLDDRDFIEVEMDKSNLTYESLKSVMCKELGVERRLINKIRKLPNTILRKDKDVQRLCEFQELEVVLTNKVPPAGAGMRGLAAPIKNQEVLY, from the coding sequence ATGACTGCAACAAGTGAAAACAACGAATCATTTAGAGAAGCAGCGTGCAATGGTGATAAAGACTCATTAAAACAACTCTTGGAGACATTCTCTATCGATGTCAATTCTCAGAATCCTGTAAACGGGTGGTCTGCGCTTCACTGGGGGTGTAAAAGAAACCACAAAGGTGTCATAGAGTTCCTTTTACAAAAAGGTGCAAATAAAGACTTACTTACAGCAAAAGGGGAAAAACCTGTAGATTTAACAACAAGTGAGGACTTATTTAATCTGCTTGGTGGTTCGGGAAATCGCATAGCTATCCTTAAAAAGGACGAGTCAAGCTTTACACCGAATTATTTAGCAAATCCTGTTTTTCCATATACACAACCAGTTGCAGATCTAGAGAGTACCAATCGGAACGGAGTTGACTCAGTTCATACTCTAACTCAACATAAAAGTATAGAAGTGAAAAATACAGCACCGATCGTTTATACTCAACAAAAAACTACAGCACCAACCATGCAAGGTTTAAATGAGAATGAACTGGTTCTGAAAATAAGAGTTGCTTATTTAGATGACAGAGATTTTATTGAGGTCGAAATGGATAAATCAAATCTGACATATGAATCGCTAAAATCAGTCATGTGTAAAGAATTAGGAGTCGAACGAAGATTGATAAACAAGATCAGAAAACTGCCCAATACAATTTTAAGAAAAGACAAAGATGTTCAAAGATTGTGTGAATTTCAGGAACTTGAAGTAGTTCTAACAAATAAAGTTCCACCAGCTGGTGCAGGGATGAGAGGATTAGCCGCTCCAATCAAAAATCAAGAAGTTCTTTATTGA